The Lathyrus oleraceus cultivar Zhongwan6 chromosome 5, CAAS_Psat_ZW6_1.0, whole genome shotgun sequence genome includes the window CGACGTGTATATTTGTTTATTTTGTGAATGCTGCGTAGGAGTTTGAAGGCCGCGTAATAACTCTCAAATATGCTCGGCCTAGAAAGGAGAAAACACCGCCGCCAGTGGAAAAAAAGCCAATAACATTTAACTTGTTTGTCGCAAACTTGTCCTATGCAACGACGTCTAAAGATCTCGGAGTGTTTTTTGACTCGGGGGCCAGGGGAGTTATTTCTGCAGATGTTATATACAACGAGAATCCCAGAAGACCATCTGGTTATGGATTTGTGTCCTTCAAGTCCAAGAAAGAAGCGGATGATGCTCTTTCCGCGTTTCAAGGAAAGGTAACTCGTGGTTTCTGGCAACAATTTATGTGTGTGTATTATCATTTTTCACAAGTATTCATGTAATTTCTTGTGACATTTGAATAATTGATTTTCTGCAGAATTTGAAGGGAAGACCGATCAGAGTTGCACCTAGTAAGCGATTTGTTCAACTGGCAGAGGAGGGTGCAGGGTCCGAAGATAAATCTTCTGAGTCGAGCGCGAACGAGGCAGTAACGGAGAAAGCTGATTGATatgattattgttgatgttgtatGCCCTTGTTTCAAACATTTTGACTGTTTTTCACATTCTTACCAATAATACAAAGTCTTTAATTGGTTAAAATTATGTATGTTTTATAGGTATTTTCagctttgtgaatatttgttaCTTCATAATGACATGCGAAAGCAGCATATCCGATCATTTCTTCTTTATCTTAAATATTCGGAGATTAAGTTAGGAGAAATCTTAGGTGCTGTTCACCGATTATAACATGGCATGTAGAATACTAAAAAAAGCACCTAAAGATCTGCAATTAAGTTATGTTGTCAAGAATATTGGTTCAATTTGTATCAGAAGGAAACAAAATCAAACTGTTCTAAGAGGAAGAGAGACAAAAGCTTGAACATAACATTATGTGATAGGACAAACAATTTCTCTAAATTGTCTCTCAAAGCCCTGTGTTTGGATTGGCCTTTCAAAGTAACTCTAGGACTTTTATTTTCCTTTCTGTATTATGTTTTGGTCGTGAAAGATCGGAAATGCTCAAAGAAAAAGTTACATTCTTGCAGATCGAGTTCCGTTCGAAACCAACTCTAGGCATGGACTCATTTCCTTTCCTTCTACTCATTACAACTTatgctttaccattctgtttgGATGGTTTGTTTATTTTGCTAAGATATTGTTGAATGTTACTGTCTTAAACTCAAGTAGTCAGTGGCTCAGTCGCGAATAGGTCCGGTTCAGATGATTAAAGATGAGCTTCAGTTTCCTTTCCTACCACTTTTTTCTTGTTAAAAGGGATCTTTGGGTCATTTCAAAACTCTTTTTTGGTGACAATGGGTCATGGCAATAAGAGAAGATACATCTTCACCTAATGTTTACCAAAAGCACAAACAGTGGTCTCAAATTTAATGACTATGTCATGGTTATTTCATCCTGTTAGGTAAGCAGTTAGGATCAAGATTTCAGATGTCACATTCTTCTCCAACCCATATTTTTCATACCGGAGTCTCAAGAAAACCCTCATAAGAGAATATTCAATAAACTGTATGCTATTGTTGATACCTTAAGAGTATATGATATAAGAGAATTATGCTCTTACGTCCTTCATTAACTTGTTCATGATTGAAACTTTATAACAAAATCATAGCTATTAAGCATGCAAACTTATAGCGCGTTTAGAGTTGTTACGTTGCTGTGTTGTGTGTACCAGAATGAGTAGGTTCTAAGCAAGAATTCATTTTCAAACCATGATCAAGGTTACGTAATTATGCAACATCTTGTGGGACCTTCATCCAAATACAAAACGTTTAAGGACTAAGCTGAAAttcaaaaacaattcaaaagACAAAAATGGGGCAGGCAAAGGACATAAAGGGTGGTATGAGCCTAATCTACCCTACACTTTTCTTCATAAGCAATCCATCATTACATATCCTCTTGGACTAATGTAGGTGAATTCCTATTGCAAGTTTTTGTCAATAGCATTATGATTGTAAAGCAATAATTCATCTCAACCACAAACCTTTATGACCATGTATTAGGTAAGAAGTGTAACTCAAGTAATCCTCATGCAAAAAATTGACAAACATGGCCCTAACTCTTAACAACTCCTAACCCCTTCTTTCTTGCAATTATATAAAGCAAACCCATTTTTCCAAACAACATCCTCACCTCAGAGCCTCTCTCTCCTCTGTATTCTCCTCACTATATCATCCAATGGCATTCTCTAATGCTTTGGTTTTGTGCTTCCTTTTAGCAATCATCAACATGGCACTTCCATCCCTTGCAACTGTCTACACTGTTGGAGATACTTCAGGTTGGGTGATTGGTGGTGATTATAGCACATGGGCTAGTGACAAAACCTTTGCAGTTGGTGATAGCCTCGGTAAGTGCTCCTCCCAGTTGGGTCATTTCATACTGAGTTTTGCTCTGACTTTAAATAGACCCCGCAGGTGGACAGTGAGACTGATTTTCCTAGGGATGATAACCGAATTTTAAATAAAAAGTTgaaattttatcaatttttatAGTAACTAACGTATGTAAGTTGAATATGACAGTGTTCAACTATGGAGCTGGTGCGCACACTGTGGATGAAGTTAAAGAAAGTGACTACAAATCATGCACATCTGGAAATTCAATTAGTACAGACAGTACTGGTGCGACAACCATTCCTCTTAAGAAAGCAGGCAAACATTACTTCATATGTGGTGTTCCGGGACATTGTACCGGTGGCATGAAACTTTCTATTAAGGTTAAGGCCTCTTCTGGTTCTTCTGCTGCTCCTTCTGCAACACCATCATCATCAGGGAAAGGTTCACCTTCTTCTGATGACACCCCCGCCGCAACTACCACCACTACTACTCCAACTAAGCAAAATGAATCTTCAGCTACTAGTCTCTCACCAATTGTTGCTTTGTTTTTTACTGTTTCATGGATCTGTAGCTATGTTTTGGTATGATGAGTTTCCCTGAGGTATAGTCAGGACAGAGGCAGTGCTTCCATGGTTTTCTGTTCATTTTTCATATTATGATTATTATTATCTATTGATTTCATTTCTTGCTTGATCTATTCACATTTATAGAGATTCTAATCTAGGAAATCTTGTATTGTTATTATGTTTCTGTCTTTTTTTAATATATTGAATGATTATAAGAAATTACACTTTTCAAATCACCAtaaattattttaattgatttaatctTTTGGCATAACATAAAAAAAACTTGGAAAATAATATAGAATCCTTTTCTAATTTAATTGGTGATTAATTCACAAAGGAAAAACAAAAGTATGGAAGAGAACACAAAAGAGATAAATGTATAATTGATATTAAAACTGAATGAAAACATGATGATGAGAGAAGTAGAGCATCCAAATCCAACATGGATAAAATCAGATTGACTGGTTTAATCGGTGTGATCGAGAATGAGACTTGAATCCCTTGAAAAACTACTAGTAGGTCAAAATTAGAATAAAAATAGACTTGAATTGTGTTCAAAATCATTTGAACTAAAATTTAGTAGTCGATTTTTGTAAAACTTTAGGTTCAATAAAATgtatatatttgatttttttcttttttaatatttaatatgtcaatatcaaaatttaaaatatttctcatttaaaaaataaattattttgttttttcaaTAATCACACAAATATTTAAATTCTATCATTTCATTATCAGCCTTTGCTATTTTGACACTGCATTTCATACACCGTATGTGATTAAGCTCTTGCACGCAAATCAAAgtaaaattaattattaaaaaattaaaatttgtaGATTTCTTGCCTACTATTACGGTGTAAGTGTTACAAATCGTGTCAAGATATCTTTTCTCTTTCATTatagttttttttcttctttcaaCCATATTCAATTATCATCGCTTCGAACTCAATATAAATTATTGCTCAACTcaatattttttatgattttgttTTCGTTCAACTCGCATTCAGATTTATTTACTATTGTTCAATTAAGTAtattgttttgtttatgttttGATAATTCAATCCTATTTAGTTTAGGTATTTTAAATATTATATTCTATCTTTTGGTTCGAAttattttaacttattttattgCAATTACTTAATTtgtttaaattatttttaaatgaaGATTACAattgttggaaatccaccacaacctatggagaatttctatcaatcttgatgaacaagattgttatcatccacgcaataacaatgaaaaagagaagaacaattgagaaagaaaagaaagaacgatggagaagaagaatattttctacagagtttctctctgcccacaacatgtgtaaaacttctttattcactttgcaactgcaaaattctgGGAATACAGTGTTATGAATACAACATTATAAGAATAAGAGATACTCgctctatttatagatttaggttaacttcCTCCCTAAGTCAAATCGCAAAACTATAAAAGCACAAAATAGTTAATactactaaaaataggcctaagtcaaagtcctgtgtgaagcaacatgcttcgcCACTTCGACATACTaatacaactcaacacactaggtgattcaacacttccttgcttctatcgagcaacctgcttcgacacaaggaattacaattcaacacaccatctaattcattgtgtctaagctatctacattcatcatagctcttagtcttctgatcacttcgacctgcactcccttcgtcatgatgtctgcaatctgattctcagttaTGTAGTGTTCCATATTCATCTTTCCATCTGCTACatgctctcgaagataatggaacctcatttcgatgtgcttgcttcgaccacgtgctatcggattcttcaccaaattgatagctgacatgttgtcgatcttcatggtaatttctccatgactcttcgttgttatctcttcgaccatattcaccatcaacgttgcttgacatgcacaaagggaAGCAACTATGCATTCTGCTTCGcacgacgataatgccactactggctcctttatcgaactccaagcaactggtgcaccacctagcataaacacatagccatTTATGGATTTCGATCCTtaacatcactacaccaacttgagtcagtgCATCCCACTAGTTTGtattcttttccttcatcagctacaggaaacaaaatgccatagtcgagagttcctttcaaataccttagtatcctcttcgccgctgctagatgtgatacttttgacttctgcatgaatctactcaccatacctacattgtatgctaagtcaggccttgtgtgaaaggtatcgaagtgaccgAATAAGTATTCTATATTcggttgggtcgacatcatctgaatctgaatctttcgacagttgtaatctgggctcagctggagtcgaagttgggttgcaatcttgcatctcaaatctcttaAGTATTTCTCCTGCATatcttctttgatgcatcatcaaacctaTACCATTCTTGTAGAACttgatgccaaggaaatatgaaatgtcacctagatttgacatttcgaattcctcgttgagatcacctttgaagtcttcgatctccttcttgcagctacatgttatcaacaagtcatcgacatagagacatagtataagcaattcactcttgcttcttcttacatatactcaATATTTAGTCGTGCACTTTACAAATTCCTTCTCCTTTAGAAAGCCGTCTATCTTCTTGTTCtaagctcttggagcttgtttaagttTGTACATGGATTTATGGtgcctgtacacctttctttctttgCCTTGTTGCACAAAtccagctggttgtgcaacataaatttcttcttctaatgggccattcaaaaatgcatatttcatatccatctgacacatctactagttgtttatgtttgttagaccaacaaccaacctgattgtttcgatcctagcaataggtgcaaaaacttcatcgaagttaattccttccttctgaagaaatccttttgcCACAAGTCTCACCTTGTGTCGAGTCGCTTCTCATATGGGATTCAACTTCcccttgtatacccacttcaaatcgatttccttcttgtcttAGGTCAATTcaacaagtgaccaagtgttgttgactttgattgacttcagttcttcaTTCATTGCCTTCACCCAttttgaatctttcaatgcctcagttgCATTGATTGGTTCGACATCTAtgtagaaagcataatgtactagctcaccttcttcattgaccatatcatctgatgtaatcacgtattcttgcaaccttgcaggcataTGTCCtattctttgaggtctgcttgggcctgcttcacctctgacttcttgtcaaacttctcgttcgacttcactagctggttcatcataTAATATTCTCAACGAATACTTTttaacattctcagtccaatcccattccttaagctcgTCTATGATCATGTCCCTAATGATCACCATCTACttgttcactgggtcgaacaactagtatccttcagtcgaatgatatcctatcaggatcatctgacttgagttgtcatcaagttttcttcttaACTGATCTGGAACATGTCTATatgttatagatccaaacaccttcagatgaatcaatctaggcttgacaccaaaccaacattcttctggcgtgattccttctagcttcttcgtcggacatctgttcaggatatatgttgcaatcggcacaacttctccccataattctttgggtagataCTTGCCTTTCAAtatacttctcaccatattcatgatggttatattcttcctttctacgaccttattctgctgtggagtgtagggtggtatcacctcatgcataatcccttcttACACACATAATGCGTCAAAGTCTTTcaacacatattctccaccaccatcagtcctcagaatcttgatCTTTCAACCGTTTTGTCTTTCGATCATAGATTTgaacttggcaaatacctcgatcacttcacttttcttcttgatcaggtaagccCATAGTTTTTGActaaaatcatctatgaatgtaacaaagtatttgttacctccaatagaatccacctggataggaccaaatacatcagagtatatgacttcaagaattgccttcgatctgcttcctgcatccttactgaagttgttcttgtgctgcttcgcctgcacacattcttcacacacttcgtttggaattTCGGTTTCTGGTAATcttgaaaccatatttcttctcttcaaatctccgatgtctttgaaattgagatggccaagcCTTTAATgtcatatccattcatctctaCTGATTGATGTTGCAAGGTACTTATGgtccatcacattaagctcaatcttgaaggttctattctgagacattggagccttcaagatcaaccttcgATTTGAGTCGAgaaatctcatcatcttgtctttgatcgacaccttatagttcttttcgactaactaccatatgctgagcaaattgcttTTCATGTCTGGTATGTATAACACATTTGAAATTATTGACATCTTGCCATCTTTtctcataatcagaacatcaccaacaccttcagttgctagagtattgtcatttgtaattttcaccatgttcttcattgagggctttatgttgacaaaccaatctttccttccagacatgtgtgatgagcatcttgagtccaagtaccactggcccttgaatctctcttcatctcttgttgtaaccatcaacaacatctcttcttcttcatctttttccagctttgcataagtttcttgattcttatgcttttctggacaatcactagaataatgatCATGCTTCTGAGAATTGTAACACtaaatgtgactcttgtctggcttttgaccaccaccaCTTCCTCTACTTGCAGCACCACCTCTTTAGTTGCCTTGGTTCCAGAGTTTTCTCTGACTTAACCAGTTTCTTTCTTGCTGATTCGACCAGTCGAACTATTGTAGCCTCCTCTTCTTTGTTGCTATTCCAACTTCctttgcctttcctttcttttgctgattgcgcctgcaaagccatatcactcttcgaaTTTCCTacagctctttcagccattctttgttcatgagattcaagcgtcccgtgaagctcttcctttgtcagttttgacaaatccTTCGACTCTTCTATGACTTATACCATGTGGTTGAACTTTtgagccaacgacctcaagatctttccagCAACAGATattgatgtcaacacttctccacataccttgatttgattcaccagtttcgtaaccttagtgaagaaatcaattatgctttcattgtcttccatctgaagcaattcatacgttcttttgtgagtttgtaacctcacctaTTTCACCTTATCCCCGCCTCCAAACGacttctccagaatttcccatgcttaTTTCGCTGACTCACATCACTAACATTTTCAAAGTTATCtgaatcaacacattgatggattataaatAGAGCTTTATAATTTTTCTTCTTCAATTATTTATGTGTAGCTTTCTTGATCCGTCGCGTTTTCTACAAACattgttactccttccttcacaagatcccaaagatcttgataacagaacacaacctttatatacttgcaccaattctcataattattgttcttgagaatcagaagatttgctggaaaatgcccgtttggatgattcatttCCATGGTGATTTTTTTCCCACGAATCATTTAAATCGAAactcttgataccagatgttggaaatccaccacaacctatgggAAATTTCTAtaaatcttgatgaacaagattgttatcacacgcaataacaatgaaaaagagaagaacaattgagaaagaaaagaaaaaatgatggagaagaaaaatattttctgcagagtttctctctgcccacaacctgtggaaaactactttattcactttgcaactacAAAAATTTGTGAATACAATATTATGAATACAACAAGGGTTACTCTCtttatttatagatttaggttaacttactctctaagtcaaagcccaaaattataaaagtccaaaatagttaacactactaaaaataggcctaagtcgaaatcctgtgggaaacaacatgcttcgacacttcgacataCTAATACAACTCAACACATTAAGTGATTTGACACTTCCTTCATGCTTTTGGACTGGTTTCTACTCCATCTCCCACTGAATCATCTGCTCTTGCTTCCCACTATCATGGTCGTGATGGACGAACCAGAAGACGGGTGGACATCGTCATGGTATTGTTGTAACTATTGCAATTGTTACGGTCACATTGGAGTCAGTTGTCGTACAAAGACAAGAGAATAACAACGACAACCATGGGTCGCTGCCATTGCTCAATCGGATATCAGTAAAGATGTTACTATTCTTATCGTTGTTTACAATGATTTCCTTCAATTCAAATCAACCCCTCAACCGTTATCATCTGCCTTTGTTGCTCACTCAGGTAATCCTGTAGCCTTTGTCTCTACATCTTCTCTTGGTCCTTGGGTCATTGACTCCGGTGCCTCTAATCATATGATTGGTAATAAATCTTTTTTTATCTCACTTGTCTTATTCTGGTTATTTGCCTTCTTTCACTATGGATGATGGCTCTAAAATCAAAGTTAAAGGCCTTGGTTAGGCACATCCACTCCCAAACTCGTCTTTAGATCTTCCCTTTACATTCTTGGTTATCCTTTTAATCTAATATTTGTTCACAAGCTTACTCGTACTCTTGATTGCTTTGTCCTTTTTAATGATAATTATATTTATGTCCAGGAACGACGTTCAAGACAGGCGATTGGAGCCGGTCGCGAATCTGGAGAATTATATCATCTATCTCCATTTGTGGCATGTGCTTATATTGCTTCTCAAGACCTTACACATCAATGTTTGGGTCACCCAAGTCTTAATAAAATGTGTCTTTTAGTTCCTAGTTTTTCAAAGCTTTCCTCTTTTGAGTATAAGTCCTGTCAATTAGACAAACATACTTGTAGTACTTATTGCCAACGAGTACATAAAATTGTTACAtcacctttttctttttttcactCTGATATTTAGGGTCCTAGACGTGTGAAGTCTACTTTAGAATATTATTACTTTGTAACTTTCATCGATGATTTATCACGACGCACTTGGTTATTTCTAATGAAAAATCGTTCAAATGTTTTCTATATATTCCAAGAGTTTTATGCTGAAATTAAAAACCAGTTTAATACTTCCATTAAAAAAATTTACGCACTAATAATGCTCATGAATATGTGTCATCCAAGTTTCAATATTTTTTAACATCACATGGAATTATTCACCAATCATTATGTGCTGATACACTGCACAAACTCTTTTACTTCACCATAATGTACCTTCTCATTTTTTGGGTGATGCTCTCCTCACAACATGTCACCTTATCAACCTAATGCCTTCTTCGGTAATATCAAGATCAATTTCCATACTCTATCTTGAATCCACTATATGATCTCTACCCCATTCCTCTCTGTGTTTTTGGTTGCACATGATTTGTTCATGATCTTAGTCCAGGTAAAGACAAACTTTCCGCCAAATATCACAAATGTATTTTTCTAGGCTACTCACGTATAGAAAAGGGATATCGTTGTTTTTGTCCTCAACTTTAATGATACATTGTTTCCTCCGATGTTACATTCTTTGAAGGTTCCATTTTTTTTCTTTGTCTCTGTGTCACCCGATGAGATTTGTAATTTAGATGTTCGAGATATCCCTTATGTCATCCCCACAACCATTAAACCTCCATTTCAAGTCTACCAGTTACGGGCACCCCGTCCATCGGAAGTTAGAGATGATATTGATCCACCAACACCATATCCTACTCCAACTATTCCTCCAGCTACATCACCTGAACTTGACCTTCCAATAGCATTACGAAAAGGTATTCGATCTCATAATCCAAATCCTAAATATTCCTGTATTTTAAATTATGACTGTCTCTCTACTTCATATGTTTCTTTTATGTCTACTTTGGATTTTGTGTCTATTCCTAAGTCTACATGTGAATCTATGACTGATCCAAATTAGTGTCAGGCAATGGTGGAAGAAATGGTTGCATTGCATTCAAATGACACTTGGTATATTGTTACTTTACCTTCAGACAAAACTACAGTGGGATGTCAATAGGTTTATACAGTGAAAGTTTCACTAGATGGTCAGACTGATCGTTTCAAAGCTCGTTTGGTAGCCAAGGGATACACACAACTATTTCACCTTGATT containing:
- the LOC127088347 gene encoding blue copper protein precursor; protein product: MAFSNALVLCFLLAIINMALPSLATVYTVGDTSGWVIGGDYSTWASDKTFAVGDSLVFNYGAGAHTVDEVKESDYKSCTSGNSISTDSTGATTIPLKKAGKHYFICGVPGHCTGGMKLSIKVKASSGSSAAPSATPSSSGKGSPSSDDTPAATTTTTTPTKQNESSATSLSPIVALFFTVSWICSYVLV